Part of the Alteracholeplasma palmae J233 genome, TATGAAATTAATCGTAGGTTTAGGAAACCCTGGTGATAAGTATGAAAATACAAGACACAACATGGGTTTTATCGCAATTGATTTTTTACTTACAAAACATAAACTTAAAACAACAGTAGAACAAAAATTCAATGCTGAAATAACTACCCTAAATCTAGGAAATGAAAAAGCCATTATCGCAAAGCCTTTAACTTATATGAATTTATCAGGCGAAGCAGTTAGAAAAATTATGGACTATTATAAAATAGAACCTGATGATTTAATTGTTATTGTAGATGATATTAATCTACCCACTGGTAAATTAAGATTAAGAGAAATGGGCAGTCATGGTGGACAAAACGGACTAAAGAACATTATTTTAAATCTTAAAACAGAAAAGTTTAAACGCATTAGAATTGGAATTGACCAAGATACTCGAATGCCCTTAGATAAATATGTTTTGGGAAAACTTACAAAAGATGAAGAAAATCTCATTTATAATAAACTACCAAATGTTATAGATGCAATTGAAGCCTTTATCAAAGAAGAACCATATAAAGATATTATGACAAAATACAACACCCAAGCATAAGTTTGGGTGTTATCTATCATAAGAGGTTATACATGGACCAAATGATTAAAGACCAACTTAAAATTAGACAAATACTTAATAAAAAAGAAGGGCAATTTAAAAAATTAAATGACCCTTTTTTACAATATACAATCAACTATGATTTCTTAGAAAATAAAGAAAATATTTTAGTTGTAGCTCCTAATTTATATGAAGCACAAAAGTATTATGATCAACTAACAACTAACCTTTCAGATGACTCAGTTCTATTTTATCCAGTAGATCAAACACTTACTTCTATTATGGCATTAGGAAGCCCAGAATTTAAAAATGAGCGACTCTATACATTAAGACAAATTTTAAATAGTGATAAAAAGCATATTGTAGTGACAACCCATCAAGGATTAGGACAACTTCAACTAAGTCCTGTAGACTATGAAAAGTCTGTTTATACCCTTTATAAGAATAAAGACTATGATATAGAAAAGATTACAAAGACTTTAGTTTATAACGGGTACACTAGAAACTATACAGTAGAAAGACCTGGGGAGTTTAGTATTAGAGGTAATATTATAGATATCTTTACACCTGATAACCCACATCCTTTTAGATTAGACTTTTTTGGTGATGAATTAGAATCTATTAAACTTTTTGATGTAGAAACACAAAAATCATTTGAGTTTAAAGAAAAAATATCGATTGCTCCTTTACATGAACTCTTTTTCACTGATGAACAAAAAAATAGCGCTTTGATAAAAATTAAAGAGTATTTTTATAATAAAGAATTATCAGAAGAAGAAACACAAAAATTATCTAATGACCTATTACAATTAGAAGAAAGACAAAAGTTAGATAAACTGAGTCTTTATACTTATTTTTTCACTGATCAATTTTATACAATTTTAGATTTCTTTAAAGAACCTAAAATTTATATGATTGATAAAAATAAAATGTTAATCAATGAAAAAACAACTTACGAAGACTTATTAACATATAATGAAACTTTAAAAGGGGATCATTTTACACAAATCCCTTATAGAAAAAATATTAGTGAATTTACTAACTTAAAAACTTTAGACTTCTATATTACAGATAATACACACTCAGAATCTATAATAGATTTAAATATTATTGATTTTGAAAGTCTACACGCTAATTTTAAATTATTAAAAGAAACACTCAAACAATATCACAACTATACAATTATTTTGGGTTTAACTAAACCTAACTACAAAGAATTAGTAGAAGAATTTTTAGATACAGAAAATATCTCTTATAATAAAGATCACATTAAAAATTTAGAATTAAATGTTATCACAAAAGAACTACTAGGTTCTTTTATTAACCCAGATGAAAAACTACTTGTTATTAGTGAAACTGAAATATTTAACTCTAAATTTAAAACAAGAATCCAATATAGAAGTGTGATTAACCAAGCGGTTAAAATTAGAAGTGTCGATGAACTTAATGAAGGCGACTATGTTGTTCATTATGATTATGGTATAGGACAATATAAAGGTTTAAAGACAATGGATTTAAGCGGTAATAAAAGAGATTACTTATATTTAGTTTATGCTAATGATGAGTCTTTATATGTCCCAGTAGATAAAATAGATTTAGTCTTAAAATATAAAAGTTATGAAAATGGAAGTCCTAAACTTTCTAAATTGGGCGGTAAACAATGGAGTAAAACAAAAGCTAATGTTAAAAAGAGAATCAAAGACCTTAGTGATAGATTACTTGTTTTATATGCTAAAAGAAATGCGGCTATCGGATTTAGTTTTTCAAATGATAATGAAATGATGCAAAACTTTGAAAATGACTTTGCATATCAAACAACTAAGGATCAACAAGAAGCAATCGACCAAGTAAAAAACGATATGCATAACCAAAGACCAATGGATAGATTAATTGCTGGTGATGTTGGATTTGGAAAAACAGAAGTTGCCTTAAGAGCAGCCTTTAAAGCTGTTTTAGATGCTAAACAAGTAGCTTATTTAGTCCCTACAACTGTTTTAGCAAGACAACACTTTCATACCTTTAAAGACAGATTTGAAAAGTATGGAGCTAATGTTGCCTTATTAAGTCGTTTTGTTTCCCCTAAACAACAAAAAGAAACGATTGATAAAATCAAAGCTGGATTAGTCGATGTAGTAATAGGGACACATAGACTCTTATCAGAAGATATTAAATTTAAAGATTTAGGATTATTTATTATAGATGAAGAACAAAGATTTGGGGTAGAACATAAAGAAAAAATTAAAGAAATGAAGATTAATGTAGATACTCTAACACTAAGCGCAACCCCTATTCCAAGAACAGTTCAAATGGCTATGTATGGCTTAAAAGATCTATCTATGATTGAAACTCCACCTTTAAATAGATACCCAGTTCAAACTTATGTTGTTGAAAGACAAGATGCTTTAATTAAAGAAGCTATCCAAAGAGAATTAGCCCGTGGTGGACAAATATTTTATTTATATAATAAAACATCTGATATTGAAAACATTGTTTTAAAATTAAAAAAGCTTGTCCCAGAAGCGAGAATTACATATGCTCATGGTAAAATGAATAAAGAAAAACTAGAAGATGTTCTAACAGAATTCATTGATCACCAGTTTGATATATTGGTTGCTACTACGATTATTGAAACAGGTGTTGATATTCCTAATACTAATACCCTTATTATTCATGATGCTGATAACTTAGGATTATCACAACTTTATCAAGTAAGAGGTAGGGTTGGTAGAAGTGATAGAATTGCTTATGCCTATTTAATGTATGATGCTAGAAAGAATATTAACGATGAAGCTAAAAAAAGATTATCTGTGATAGAAGATTTCACAGACCTAGGTAGTGGATTTAAGATTGCCTTAAGAGATTTATCTATAAGAGGTGCAGGGGATATCTTAGGTGAAGAACAATCAGGATTTATTGATTCAGTTGGGATGGATCTTTACATGAAACTATTAGATGAAGTCATGCAAGATAAACCAGAGGAACAAGAACCTAAAATAGAAGTTGTTGATGAAGTATATTCTGACAGACATATTGAAAAAGAATATATAGAAAGTGATGCAGTTAGAATTGAAATACATAAAAGAATTAGTCAATTAAACAGTATAGAAAATGTATCAGAATTAAAAGTTGAATTAGAAGATAGATTTGGTAAATTATCACCAGAACTTGTATTATATATGTATGAA contains:
- the pth gene encoding aminoacyl-tRNA hydrolase, encoding MKLIVGLGNPGDKYENTRHNMGFIAIDFLLTKHKLKTTVEQKFNAEITTLNLGNEKAIIAKPLTYMNLSGEAVRKIMDYYKIEPDDLIVIVDDINLPTGKLRLREMGSHGGQNGLKNIILNLKTEKFKRIRIGIDQDTRMPLDKYVLGKLTKDEENLIYNKLPNVIDAIEAFIKEEPYKDIMTKYNTQA
- the mfd gene encoding transcription-repair coupling factor, with protein sequence MDQMIKDQLKIRQILNKKEGQFKKLNDPFLQYTINYDFLENKENILVVAPNLYEAQKYYDQLTTNLSDDSVLFYPVDQTLTSIMALGSPEFKNERLYTLRQILNSDKKHIVVTTHQGLGQLQLSPVDYEKSVYTLYKNKDYDIEKITKTLVYNGYTRNYTVERPGEFSIRGNIIDIFTPDNPHPFRLDFFGDELESIKLFDVETQKSFEFKEKISIAPLHELFFTDEQKNSALIKIKEYFYNKELSEEETQKLSNDLLQLEERQKLDKLSLYTYFFTDQFYTILDFFKEPKIYMIDKNKMLINEKTTYEDLLTYNETLKGDHFTQIPYRKNISEFTNLKTLDFYITDNTHSESIIDLNIIDFESLHANFKLLKETLKQYHNYTIILGLTKPNYKELVEEFLDTENISYNKDHIKNLELNVITKELLGSFINPDEKLLVISETEIFNSKFKTRIQYRSVINQAVKIRSVDELNEGDYVVHYDYGIGQYKGLKTMDLSGNKRDYLYLVYANDESLYVPVDKIDLVLKYKSYENGSPKLSKLGGKQWSKTKANVKKRIKDLSDRLLVLYAKRNAAIGFSFSNDNEMMQNFENDFAYQTTKDQQEAIDQVKNDMHNQRPMDRLIAGDVGFGKTEVALRAAFKAVLDAKQVAYLVPTTVLARQHFHTFKDRFEKYGANVALLSRFVSPKQQKETIDKIKAGLVDVVIGTHRLLSEDIKFKDLGLFIIDEEQRFGVEHKEKIKEMKINVDTLTLSATPIPRTVQMAMYGLKDLSMIETPPLNRYPVQTYVVERQDALIKEAIQRELARGGQIFYLYNKTSDIENIVLKLKKLVPEARITYAHGKMNKEKLEDVLTEFIDHQFDILVATTIIETGVDIPNTNTLIIHDADNLGLSQLYQVRGRVGRSDRIAYAYLMYDARKNINDEAKKRLSVIEDFTDLGSGFKIALRDLSIRGAGDILGEEQSGFIDSVGMDLYMKLLDEVMQDKPEEQEPKIEVVDEVYSDRHIEKEYIESDAVRIEIHKRISQLNSIENVSELKVELEDRFGKLSPELVLYMYEKLFKKLSSKLGVEKVIPGTNEVLLVISIEKSKEINGEKLFEIANNSKIPIKLGYLKGRVQITVVTKNEESHWLYIICKIIENYYK